The proteins below are encoded in one region of Amycolatopsis magusensis:
- a CDS encoding ArsR/SmtB family transcription factor, with the protein MERKTVELDSRMLRALAHPLRMRLVELLRRDGPATASGLGKRLGESSGTTSWHLRQLAEHGFVEEDAERGNRRERWWRVVHDSFNLNAMRFAGDPDLSGPLNTYLMSAAERRYDREASFFANAERWRDSWGDAPAFSDYSLSLTPEEAQELSAEVDAVVARYRRAPRDGDTAVVAHWAAFPRERHPEEP; encoded by the coding sequence ATGGAACGGAAGACCGTCGAGCTGGACTCGCGCATGCTGCGGGCGCTGGCGCACCCGCTGCGGATGCGCCTGGTCGAACTCCTGCGCCGCGACGGCCCCGCCACGGCGTCCGGGCTGGGCAAACGGCTGGGGGAGAGTTCGGGCACCACCAGCTGGCACCTGCGCCAGCTCGCCGAGCACGGCTTCGTCGAGGAGGACGCCGAGCGCGGCAACCGGCGTGAGCGGTGGTGGCGGGTGGTCCACGACAGCTTCAACCTCAACGCGATGCGGTTCGCCGGCGATCCCGACCTCAGCGGCCCGCTGAACACCTACCTGATGAGCGCGGCCGAACGCCGCTACGACCGGGAAGCCTCGTTCTTCGCCAACGCCGAGCGGTGGCGCGACTCGTGGGGCGACGCGCCGGCGTTCAGCGACTACAGCCTTTCCCTCACCCCGGAGGAGGCGCAGGAGTTGTCCGCCGAAGTGGACGCGGTGGTCGCCCGCTACCGGCGCGCACCCCGCGACGGCGACACCGCGGTCGTCGCGCACTGGGCCGCCTTCCCCCGGGAACGCCACCCGGAGGAGCCGTGA
- a CDS encoding Lrp/AsnC family transcriptional regulator: protein MTTPLEPLDQAIARELAADGRCSFTDLAERVGLSVSAVHQRVKRLEQRGVIRGYAARLDGEQIGLPLTALISLTPNDPAAPDDYPTRLQHITEIESCYSVAGDESYILLVRVASPLGLEDLLRRIRESAKVSTRTTVVLSTPFEGRSPTL, encoded by the coding sequence TTGACCACGCCGCTGGAGCCGCTCGACCAGGCGATCGCGCGTGAGCTGGCCGCCGACGGCCGGTGCAGCTTCACCGACCTCGCCGAACGGGTCGGGCTCTCGGTGTCCGCGGTGCACCAGCGGGTCAAGCGGCTGGAGCAGCGCGGGGTCATCCGGGGTTATGCGGCGCGGCTGGACGGTGAGCAGATCGGCCTGCCGCTGACCGCGCTGATCTCGCTCACGCCGAACGACCCGGCCGCCCCGGACGACTACCCGACGCGGCTGCAGCACATCACCGAGATCGAATCGTGTTATTCGGTGGCCGGTGACGAGTCGTACATCCTGCTGGTGCGGGTAGCCTCTCCGCTGGGACTGGAAGATCTGCTGCGGCGGATCCGGGAGTCGGCGAAGGTGTCGACGCGGACCACCGTGGTGCTGTCCACACCGTTCGAGGGACGCTCGCCGACGCTCTGA
- a CDS encoding MmcQ/YjbR family DNA-binding protein, which yields MGVRSEQFQRMVDALAEVERAKGSEYTSYSVRGKRFGYYWPRTQTVGLKQTLSEQQALVAERPEVFEVQFTTGGFGWVVVYLSGIDADELAELVYEAWRLSAPEELIEATPWPTAG from the coding sequence GTGGGCGTGCGCAGTGAACAGTTCCAGCGCATGGTGGACGCGCTGGCCGAGGTGGAGCGCGCGAAAGGCAGCGAATACACCTCGTACAGCGTGCGCGGCAAGCGTTTCGGGTACTACTGGCCGCGTACGCAGACGGTCGGGCTGAAGCAGACGCTGTCCGAACAGCAGGCGCTGGTCGCCGAGCGGCCGGAGGTGTTCGAAGTCCAGTTCACCACCGGCGGTTTCGGCTGGGTGGTGGTCTACCTGTCCGGCATCGACGCCGACGAACTGGCGGAGCTCGTCTACGAGGCCTGGCGCCTGTCCGCCCCGGAGGAACTCATCGAAGCGACCCCCTGGCCCACCGCGGGCTGA
- a CDS encoding MurR/RpiR family transcriptional regulator gives MPERGLRPRSAAVLELLVSQPRRASFGSTGELAQLAGVNVATVTRTAQALGFAGWPALQQELRARYLSSLSAPQVAEEHNGVGSPASASLRRDLDSLALLNRRFDEDAIRTTAEAIAAARRTVVIADGSYAAVGIAFAHNARLAGYDVQAVTAGDAELANHTAKLTGEDVFVAISFWRLYESTVLAADEARRRGARVFAVTDAASPALAGAAEQVLMVPAEGVTFFPSLTAGMALVQAIVAQLAAVDPARTSESIEAAEAMWSRFDLLHRRPGGTRNQPG, from the coding sequence ATGCCGGAGCGCGGGCTGCGGCCGCGCTCGGCCGCGGTGCTGGAACTGCTGGTGTCCCAGCCGCGCCGGGCGTCGTTCGGCTCGACCGGCGAACTGGCCCAGCTCGCCGGGGTGAACGTGGCCACGGTGACCAGGACGGCGCAGGCACTCGGGTTTGCCGGCTGGCCCGCGCTGCAACAGGAATTGCGGGCGCGCTACCTCTCCTCGCTCAGCGCACCGCAGGTCGCCGAGGAACACAACGGCGTCGGCTCACCCGCGTCCGCTTCGCTGCGGCGTGACCTGGACAGCCTCGCGCTGCTCAACCGCCGGTTCGACGAGGACGCCATCAGGACCACGGCCGAGGCGATCGCCGCCGCGCGGCGGACCGTGGTGATCGCCGACGGCAGCTACGCCGCGGTCGGCATCGCCTTCGCGCACAACGCGCGCCTGGCCGGGTACGACGTGCAGGCGGTCACGGCCGGTGACGCCGAACTGGCCAACCACACCGCGAAGCTGACCGGCGAGGACGTGTTCGTCGCGATCAGCTTCTGGCGCCTGTACGAGAGCACGGTGCTCGCCGCGGACGAGGCACGCCGACGCGGCGCGCGGGTCTTCGCGGTCACCGACGCGGCCAGTCCGGCGCTGGCGGGCGCGGCGGAGCAGGTGCTGATGGTGCCCGCGGAAGGCGTCACCTTCTTCCCGTCATTGACCGCGGGCATGGCGCTGGTCCAGGCGATCGTCGCCCAGCTCGCGGCCGTCGACCCGGCTCGCACCAGCGAGTCGATCGAAGCGGCCGAGGCCATGTGGTCGCGCTTCGACCTGCTCCACCGCCGCCCCGGCGGGACCCGGAACCAGCCCGGCTAG
- a CDS encoding MFS transporter encodes MNRALIALVSSTAISSVGAAMTLVAVPWFVLDTTGSGAQTGMVAAAEAVGLLLSVALAGPLVDRYGGRRMSVLADLFTAAAVAAIPLAHSTIGLSLPVLLVLSLAIGAGRSPARTAKQVLLPVTGVRIERGASAQEAVQRLGDLLGAPAGGVLIAVLSPPPVLLLDAATLVLAAALVGFFVPRGQTSSRRGSGYLQELRESVVALRRDRLLLAVCLMCAATNALGIGLFTVLLPAYGTLVWHDSTLVGLVIAGSGAGGVLGSLLFGWLGRRWRRWPTYTLCFLLCGPPAFVLIAADLPPAVLVAAIALTAMANGPLNPLLAAVKFDRVRPELRGRVFGAISSVALAAMPLGNLLAGVLMDLAGLTAASLALGGAYLLITLCPLLFRVWRQLDAPPLVELAPR; translated from the coding sequence GTGAACCGAGCACTGATCGCCCTCGTCTCCTCGACCGCGATCTCCTCGGTGGGCGCGGCGATGACCCTGGTCGCCGTGCCGTGGTTCGTGCTGGACACCACCGGCAGCGGCGCGCAGACCGGCATGGTGGCCGCGGCCGAGGCGGTGGGCCTGCTGCTCTCCGTCGCGCTCGCCGGGCCGCTGGTGGACCGGTACGGCGGGCGCCGGATGAGCGTGCTCGCCGATCTGTTCACCGCCGCCGCGGTGGCCGCGATCCCGTTGGCGCACAGCACCATCGGCCTGTCGCTGCCGGTGCTCCTGGTGCTGTCGCTGGCGATCGGGGCCGGCCGGTCGCCCGCCCGGACGGCGAAGCAGGTCCTGCTGCCGGTGACCGGGGTGCGGATCGAACGCGGCGCGAGCGCGCAGGAAGCCGTGCAGCGCCTCGGCGACCTGCTGGGCGCACCCGCCGGCGGCGTGCTGATCGCGGTGCTGAGCCCGCCTCCGGTGCTCCTGCTCGACGCCGCCACGCTGGTCCTCGCGGCTGCCCTGGTCGGCTTCTTCGTCCCCAGAGGACAGACGAGTTCGCGGCGGGGCAGCGGATATCTGCAAGAGCTTCGGGAGTCCGTGGTCGCGTTGCGCCGGGATCGGCTGTTGCTGGCGGTGTGCCTGATGTGCGCGGCCACCAACGCGCTCGGCATCGGGCTGTTCACCGTGCTGCTGCCCGCCTACGGCACCCTGGTGTGGCACGACAGCACGCTGGTGGGCCTGGTGATCGCGGGCAGCGGGGCCGGTGGCGTGCTCGGCTCGCTGCTGTTCGGCTGGCTCGGCAGGCGCTGGCGCCGCTGGCCCACCTACACCCTCTGCTTCCTGCTCTGCGGCCCGCCCGCGTTCGTGCTGATCGCCGCGGACCTGCCGCCCGCGGTGCTGGTGGCCGCGATCGCGCTGACCGCGATGGCGAACGGCCCGCTGAACCCGCTGCTCGCGGCGGTGAAGTTCGACCGGGTACGGCCCGAGCTGCGGGGCCGGGTGTTCGGCGCGATCAGCTCGGTGGCGCTGGCGGCGATGCCGCTGGGCAACCTGCTCGCCGGGGTGCTGATGGACCTCGCCGGGCTGACCGCGGCCTCGCTCGCGCTGGGCGGCGCGTACCTGCTGATCACCTTGTGCCCGCTGCTGTTCCGCGTCTGGCGCCAGCTCGACGCGCCACCACTGGTCGAGCTGGCGCCGAGGTGA
- a CDS encoding TetR/AcrR family transcriptional regulator, which produces MTTSDGRLLRGARSRQSIVRHAVDMASLEGLNGVTIGRLATTLAMSKSGVQALFGTKEKLQLAAVETAREAFLDAVVRPASNRPHGVARLRALIAQWTEYAGIPLFPGGCFRAATMAEFDSKPGPIRDALVRDQRDWQTLLAGELRHAVEAGEIRDLDPELAAFQLDAVLLAANSALRLGDEDALAKVHRVVDGLLQAP; this is translated from the coding sequence GTGACCACCTCCGATGGGCGACTGCTCCGCGGTGCCCGCTCCCGGCAGTCGATCGTCCGCCACGCGGTGGACATGGCGTCGCTCGAAGGCCTCAACGGCGTGACCATCGGCCGCCTCGCCACGACACTCGCCATGAGCAAGAGCGGTGTCCAAGCTTTGTTCGGCACCAAGGAAAAGCTGCAGTTGGCGGCGGTCGAGACCGCGCGCGAAGCCTTTCTCGACGCCGTCGTGCGGCCCGCCTCGAACCGCCCGCACGGCGTCGCCCGGCTGCGCGCGCTGATCGCCCAGTGGACCGAGTACGCAGGCATTCCCCTGTTCCCCGGCGGCTGCTTCCGGGCGGCGACCATGGCCGAGTTCGACAGCAAACCCGGCCCGATCCGCGATGCCCTGGTCCGCGACCAGCGCGACTGGCAGACCCTGCTCGCCGGCGAACTGCGGCACGCCGTCGAAGCCGGAGAAATCCGGGACCTCGACCCCGAACTCGCCGCCTTCCAACTCGACGCCGTCCTCCTGGCGGCGAACTCCGCCCTGCGCCTGGGCGACGAGGACGCACTGGCGAAGGTCCACCGCGTGGTGGACGGCCTGCTCCAGGCTCCTTGA
- a CDS encoding M24 family metallopeptidase, with translation MARRSLHTPAPDAAALRARLDRAKQAAAAADTDALVIAPGSDLRYLIGQAGGSFERLTALVVPAEGTPALVLPKLEAPGYADVPTDALGVELHTWVDGEDAYRLVAGLLGKPGRVAVSDFTPALHVLGLRGAIAGAEQVLAGPVIRELRMRKDAAEIESLRQAGAAIDRVHARVAEWLKPGRTEAEVGADIAAAIVEEGHSEAAFVIVGSGPNGASPHHDVSDKVIEDGDVVVVDIGGPLPDGYNSDSTRTYVLGKPRDADVAETYAVLQRAQRAAVEAVRPGATAESIDAAARDLIADAGFGEYFIHRTGHGIGLDVHEEPYIIKGNALALEPGMAFSVEPGIYQAGRWGARIEDIVVVTETGVESVNNRPHELVAL, from the coding sequence ATGGCACGCCGATCCCTCCACACCCCAGCTCCCGACGCCGCCGCCCTCCGAGCCCGGCTCGACCGGGCGAAGCAGGCCGCGGCCGCGGCGGACACCGACGCGCTGGTGATCGCCCCCGGATCGGACCTGCGGTACCTGATCGGCCAGGCGGGCGGCTCGTTCGAGCGGCTCACCGCGCTGGTGGTCCCCGCCGAGGGCACCCCGGCGCTGGTGCTGCCGAAGCTGGAAGCCCCCGGGTACGCCGACGTGCCCACCGACGCGCTCGGCGTCGAACTGCACACCTGGGTCGACGGCGAGGACGCCTACCGCCTGGTCGCCGGCCTCCTCGGCAAGCCGGGCCGGGTCGCGGTCAGCGACTTCACCCCGGCGCTGCACGTGCTCGGCCTGCGTGGGGCGATCGCCGGTGCCGAGCAGGTGCTGGCCGGTCCGGTGATCCGCGAGCTGCGGATGCGCAAGGACGCCGCCGAGATCGAGTCGCTGCGCCAGGCGGGCGCGGCGATCGACCGGGTGCACGCCAGGGTCGCCGAGTGGCTCAAGCCGGGCCGCACCGAGGCCGAGGTCGGCGCGGACATCGCCGCGGCCATCGTGGAGGAGGGCCACAGCGAGGCGGCGTTCGTCATCGTCGGCTCCGGGCCGAACGGCGCCAGCCCGCACCACGACGTGTCGGACAAGGTCATCGAGGACGGCGACGTGGTGGTCGTCGACATCGGCGGCCCGCTGCCCGACGGGTACAACTCCGACTCCACCCGCACCTACGTGCTCGGCAAGCCGCGCGACGCGGACGTGGCCGAGACCTACGCGGTGCTGCAGCGCGCGCAGCGGGCCGCGGTCGAGGCGGTGCGCCCCGGCGCGACCGCCGAGTCGATCGACGCGGCCGCCCGCGACCTGATCGCCGACGCCGGTTTCGGCGAGTACTTCATCCACCGCACCGGCCACGGCATCGGCCTGGACGTGCACGAGGAGCCGTACATCATCAAGGGCAACGCGCTGGCGCTGGAGCCGGGCATGGCCTTCAGCGTGGAGCCGGGCATCTACCAGGCCGGCCGCTGGGGCGCGCGGATCGAGGACATCGTGGTGGTCACCGAGACCGGTGTCGAGTCGGTGAACAACCGGCCCCACGAGCTGGTCGCGCTTTGA